Within Dysgonomonas sp. HDW5A, the genomic segment TCCGACCTGATTCAGTTGGGCTATCACCGCCTGTTTGGAAAGATCGTAGATCGCAACGATGTTATTTTGTTTAATAATCCTTTGGAGGTCGAAAAACCGCTCGATAAACGAAGCCTGTATCTAAGCCGTTGTGTAGCGGTGGCAGGCGATACGATAAAAGTACAGGGGGGCGATTTTTATTTGAACGGCATAAAAACAGTTTCTTCTCCTGATCTTTTACAGTCTTTTCGATTTAATAGAGATTCAAAAGATACCATCTTCGCCGTAATAAAATCTCTCAATATAAATCCCCGTGATTTAAAGATGGATTCGACATCGATATATTCCAGCCTTAGCAGATACGAGGTTTTCCTTATCAATCAGAAATTGAATGACAGTATTCAATTGCAGCTAAGTATTCAGGATAAAGTATCTTATGATCTGCTGATTCCTTCGGCGGGTATGACAATAGCTCTTTCCGAATTTAATATTCCTTTATACAGGCAGATTATTCACGATGAAGTGGGAGCTAACGTGAAAGTTGAAGATCTGAAATCTTATACTTTTAAGTACAACTATTATTGGGTTTTATCCGATAATGCAGAGGATGCCATAGATTCACGAACTTTGGGTTTTATCTCCGAAAAGGATATTATAGGAAAGGCGTCCGTTATCTGGTATAGTTCAGACGAAGAAGGTTCGAGATGGAATCGGTTATTTTCGTGTGTAAAATAGGTCTGAGACCTTCTGATTCAATTTAAAATGAGTACTTATTTATCTACCGCTTATCTTGCTCCTGTCGAGTACTATTCGAAACTACTCAAAGGAGATGTGTATATTGAGCAGCACGAGAATTATATCAAACAAACTTATCGAAACAGATGTACCATACTATCGGCAAATGGTCCGATGGCACTATCTGTTCCAATAGAGAGCGCTGGAGGCAAAAAATGTCCGATAAGGGATGTTCGTATAGCCGACCATGGAAATTGGCGGCATTTGCACTGGAATGCGCTTATTTCGGCTTATAACTCTACACCATTCTTCGAATATTATCAGGATGATTTCCGACCTTTCTATGAGAAGGAGTATAAATACCTTTTTGATTTTAATGAAGAGTTACGAAATTTGATCTGTCAATTAATAGATATAGATACGTCAACTATACAATATACAGATGAATTTCTTTTAGAGGTAGAAGGACTAGATTACAGATCGAAAATTTCACCTAAAATAGATTGGAGGGTTATTGATCCTGATTTTGAATCTATTCACTATTATCAGGTGTTTGAGCACCGTTTTGGGTTTACGGAGAATCTGAGTATTTTAGATCTTCTATTCAATATGGGGAACGAAAGCCTGTTAGTTTTGAGTAAAAGCATAAAAAAAACCTCTTGAGAATTCAAGAGGTTTTTTATTTATTTGATTATATGATCAAATTAGAATTTTAAGTTAACTCCTAATTCGATATTGCTCATGTCAAAGTCAAAACCAAAGCTGTTAGTTCTTGTGTCTTTTACTTTTCCGGTTTGGTATCCTAAGAAACCGAATTTACCTAGTAAAGCAACTTTGTTAGATACATTGATAGCAACTCCAGGTCTCAAACCTACTTCTAGAGTATTAGCTTTGTCTCCTCCGTTAGTTCCTTTTTCCCATCCATAAGCTACACCTCCGTCAAAGAATAAACCACCAAGATCGCTTTTAAGGAATGTATAACGTAAGAAAGGATTTACTTTATATGAATTAACTGATCCTTCATTTACTAAAGCTTTGCCGTCAAAATCAAGACCTCCGTGAGTATGAGCACCACCAAGAGCGATACCGATACCTACATTACTATTTAAGATATATCCGAATTCAGGCATAACTTTGAAGCTAAGTTGGCTATCGCCTCCTTTTACTTTGCTTGACCATACACCTGCTGTTCCTCCAACCCACATGTTACCTTGAGCACTTGCTGCAGAAAATACACCTAGTGCTACTGCAATAGTTAAGAATAATTTTTTCATAAACCTAAATTTTAAATGTGTTACTTTTTAGTTAACCAAAAACGTCACAAATTTATCCTTAATTTTGATAATTGAGGTTTATTTTCCAAATATTAATGTTAAATTAATTAAAATATGTAAGCTGTTTAGAGCGATATTTAGTTAAATGGGATGGTTTTATATTATTAAAATCATTAATATGTAGCATATTGCCTTTCATTATGATAATTTAACTTAATCTTGTCATGTAATTTCTACTGGAAGGGGCTTTTGCTGTTAAACAGATTACTGATAAGTCAAAGAGTTAAGATTTTCTTTGTGAAAAATCTCGTTTGCAACTTCTAATAGATCAGAAGATGTTATTTGTTCTATCCTCTTTATAGTCTCCTCCATGTTGTTGAAATGATTATAATGCATAAAGCTTTTGGCTAAACCTAATGCCAGATTCTCATGATTATCGCCCGAAATTGCAATTTGTCCGATTAATTGTTTTTTCGCTGCAGCCAGCTGTGATGTTGTCAGTTTATTGTCACGGAGCCCTGCTAGCTCTTTATATATTAAGTTGAAGCATTTTTCCGCATTGCGTTTGTCACAACCAAAATAAATAGAGAAGATACCTGTATCGGAATAACATGTCATATTTGAATCTACGTTGTATACATATCCTCTTTTTTCTCGTAAAGAGATATTCAGTCGGCTATTCATGCCCGGTCCTCCCAGAATATTGTTAAGTAAATGCAATACCTTTCGTTTTGGGCTATGTAAATCATAGCACTTTCCTCCAATCAAAGCATGTGTTTGAGAAGTTTCCTTTGCCGTAATCTGCTCTGTTCGTTCAACAGCACCGGGAGCTACTCTTGAATGATTTGGTGAAAGAGTTTCTATTTCCGAAAGATACTTTTCAGCTAGTTTAATGATCTTTTTTATGTCCGTATTTCCCAATGAAAAGAACACCATATTCTCAGGAGAATAATGTTTTTGGACAAAGGTTCGTGCTTTGGCTGTATCAAACTTGGCGAGCAGATCGGGTTCTCCCAATATATTATGACCTAGCTGAGAATTACGGAATATCAGATTTTCGAATTCATCGAAAATTAATTCAGAAGGACTGTCTTCGTACGAATTTATCTCATCCAGAATTACATCTATTTCCTTTTCTATTTCTCTTTCGGGGAATGTTGAATGAAAAGTCAAATCGGTCAGAAGCTCAAAAGCCCGAGAGAAATGCTCCTCGAGAAATATCGAATAAATGACAGTTTCTTCTTTATTTGTATACGCATTTATTTCTCCGCCTACACTTTCCATGCGGTTGATAATATGATGCGAACGGCGTTTTTCGGTTCCTTTGAATAGCATATGTTCTACAAAGTGAGCCATCCCAAATTCATCGGGCTGTTCATCTCTGGTACCTGCATTGACCATAAATCCGCAGTATGAAACTTTACCTGCTAAAGGTTTGTGTACAATACGTAAACCGTTTTTTAGAGTATAGGATTGATATTCTTTCATTTAAATAGTTTTTAGTAAACCGGCTTACCCATAATTGTTAATTGGTATTTGTTTACTATTCGATAGACCTGTGACCTTAATTTGAGTTTTTAGCCTCTATTTGGCTAATAATAATTTTATCTAATTGTAATTTACTTTTTATCCTGTATTTACCGGGTATAACCGTTGAGTCATTGGCTGTTTGAACAAAAAAGAACTCACTTATGTTCGGAAGCATTTCTATTGTTTTAATCTCAAATGGTAAGTAAGTTGTATTGTCATCCGGGGAAAAGAGTAAAAATTCTTTTTTAGACAGTAGAACCGACAGTTCAGCTAAAGTAGGGTATGCCTCCAAAGGTGCTATCATTTTTAGAGATTTGTCTTTCGATTCAACGAATGCCGCTACCTCTGTAAATTTTTTATTTTGAGATATATAATATGCTTTTTCGGAAAAAAAACGAGCTATACTCAACATCGAGAGTAGTATTAAACCGGATATAGCTATTGGTTTTGCCTTCGTTTTATACAATTCTACTCCATAGATTGCTATACCTAAAATTAAAGCTCCCAGCATACAGCTAGTGTAGCGAGGAACACTTATTGGTTTTATCAAAAAAGTGATGGCGAAGGTAATCATTATTGTTGATACAAAAACCAAGATGAAATATGCACCCGCCCTTAATCTTTTATTCGATTTGTCTTGTATATGCATACGTATAATAATGATGGTTAAAGTAAATACCAAACCTAGCATGATTAGTAATGCGGCAGACATGGTCCATATCGAGAATATTGTATAAGGATGGGATGGTTCTTTCGGTGAAAAGAAATAATAACTGAATAGCAAGATATCTTTAAGGGTGGGAGTTTCGACCCAAAAATTCTCATGAACACTGTAAAACTGAGTGGTAAGTATAGGCACCCACGGACTGTAAGCCAAAAGAAATATAATGCTGAAAAGTATGGGACGGACTACTGTTCGTTTTTTATTCAATAAATAGATAGTCAATATTAAGAATATGGAGAAAACAGCGATTAAAGCATAGTAATGAGTATACGCTGCACAGATCCCGAAGAATGTCATTTTAGAATAACAGAATAGCGTTTCTTTCTGAAACACTTCGTAGGCGTATACTGCACATGCCAGCACGAAAAACATAGCCCATGAATACATTCGTATCTCTACACCAAGATATTGGTTTACAGGCATCAGAATCATTAGTAATACGAAGCTGAACATAACCTTCTCTCCGAATAAACGTCTTATTGGAAATATTCCCAACAGACAAGAAGCCATAACCCCGAGATTTGAGAATATTCGCATTACAAATAATGAATCACCAAATATTCCGATAAAAAGCTTCAACATGAAGTAGTAGAGTGGGGGATGCACATCGGTAGCTGTTATTTTCCATATTTCGGAAAACGAATGCTTCATTATAGCTATTGTATAAGCCTCGTCATACCAAAATGTCCGATTGATATAGTTAATATATAGCAGACAGCAAAAGCTGACGAAAATGAGTCCACAGGTTGATAATCTATTTATTCCTTTTGTAAGTTTCATAAAGAAAGCTTATTAAGTAATTGAAAGTATTCTATAATGTATTTCTAAATCATAACAAATTATAGCTGTTATAGTTGGCAAAGTAATAAGAATGTCTGAGGCTTTACTTTTTCATGTAATATGCCTTTTCTTCGGCTGTCAACTTTTCTAGCGAATATCTCAACATGGTACGAGGCATCACTTTATGATGTTTATTCAGAAAATTAATCAATACAGTCTTATCTCTTTTTCCGGCTTCCCGGAGCATCCAGCCTACTGCTTTATGCATAAGGTCGTGCTTGTGTGATAAAAATTGCTCTGAGAGATTGATTATATCGGTAAAATCACTCTTTTTAATAAATGCAAAAGTTGCTATTACTGCAATCCGTTGATCCCATAATAATTCGCTTTTAGCTAATTTGTAAAGAATTTTACGATCTTCTTTATCAATTAAGTATTCTCCAAGTATATCCTTGGAGCTTAAGTCAACTAAGTCCCAATTATTTATGCGATGAGAATGAGCGAGATAAAAATCGACTATTTGTTTTCGATCTGCTTCATTGGCTTTCTTAAATTTCTCAACCAATATAAATAAAGCACACATTCTGCATTCATGGTATTCATTATTTAAAAGATCGGTTAATTCGTTCGATGGAAGCGATTTGTTTGCTTTGGCTATTTTGCGAATATCGGGAACTATTACTCCAATAAATTTATCGCCTTCTCCATAACCTCCTTTTCCTGTTTTAAAAAAGTGTGGTAAGAAATCTCTCTTCTCTGGTGTTGAAGCTTTTTCTAGTTGTAATTGTATCTCTTTTGCAGTCATGGATTTAGTTGTCAGATAAGTAACGATGGATATTTATTGTTGTATTTTATAACCAGAATTGTTTGGTATAAGCAATAAAAAAGGTTTACGACCTTTAAAATACAAATATACAGATTAGTAGATATTTTGTTATCAATTCTAAATATAATTGAGGGTGAAATATGTTTTAATTTCTATCTAAATAGTAGCTACAGATTCTCTTCAGAATTACGAATGTATATTTATCCGTTGAATTGAGATATCACACTAACTAAACAATTAATTTTTAGATATGAGAAAAATACTTTTAATCGGTTTATTAATAACCGGCTTTGCTACGACATATGCAAGTAGCACTTTTGTTGCAGATAATACCTTGGAACAAACTCAGGGTAGGAGATACAAGAGAGGGTATTATAAAGGAAATGTAACATCCGAAGATCTTCCTTCTTCAATTACACGCTACTTGAAAAAGCATTATTCTGATTATGAGATTGTAATATCTAAAAGAAAAGGCAATGGTTATTATTATCTCAAAATAGCTTATGGGGGAAATGCTTACAGGTCTTATTACAGGAGTCTGGTTTTTGATGAGAATGGAGATGTTGTAAAAGGATAAATAAAAACGGCTTAGTTACGTAACTAAGCCGTTTTTATTTATTATTAAGTTCGCAGAATTACTTATTGCTTTGGCTAGTAAAACCGCGATAGATGGTTATCTCTATTAAATTAAAATCTGATATATTACGATTTCAGTTTCCATTCGGCACCGTCTTTGCCGTCTTTTATATCAAATCCGATTTTGTTTAATTCATCACGAATTTTATCAGAAGTTGCCCAGTCTTTATTGGCTTTAGCCTCTGCCCGTATTTGAAGTAATAAATCAATAGCCTTAGAGAAAGTCTCCAGTCCATTTTCATTCGAGCTGGCCTCGTTTTTAATACCGAGAATTTCGAATAAAAAGATATCAAATAAAGCCTTAACTTCATCTATATCACCTTGAGTAAGGGCAGCTGTTCCACCTATTGCCGAGTTTATGGTGGTAGCCACATCAAATAGGTAGGATATTGTTATCGCCGAATTTAAATCATCATTAAGAGCATCGTAGCACTTCTGTCTTATAGAAGCTATGTCAACAGATGAAGTTTCGGATATCGGAACCTTATCAATTCGTGCGTATGCATCGAGTAATCTGTTTAATCCTTTTTCGGAAGCCAATAGAGCATCATTACTGAAATCGACAGTACTGCGATAATGTGCCTGCAAAATGAAAAAACGAACAGTCATTGGTGAAAACGCTTGCGAAAGCAATTTATGTGAGCCGGTAAAGAACTCATTCAATGTGATAAAATTACCAAGCGATTTGCCCATTTTCTGACCGCCTATGGTAATCATATTGTTGTGCATCCAGTATTTTACCACTTGCTTATTTTCGGCTGCTGTATTTTGAGCTATTTCGCATTCATGATGAGGGAACATAAGATCTAATCCACCGCCATGTATATCAAATTCGGTACCCAGATATTTCATGCTCATCGAAGAACATTCGATATGCCAGCCCGGAAACCCCTCACTCCAGGGTGAAGGCCAACGCATAATATGTTCGGGAGATGCTTTTTTCCAAAGAGCAAAGTCAACCTTACTGCGCTTTTCATCCTGTCCATCGAGATCACGCGTTGTATTGAGCATTTCTTCGATATTACGATGCGAAAGGATTCCGTAATTATGCTTTTTGTTATATTTTACAACATCAAAATACACTGATCCATTACTTTCGTAAGCATATCCGTTGTTCAGTATTTCCTGAATAGTTGTAATTTGTTCAATAATATGTCCCGAGGCATGAGGCTCTATAGATGGAGACAGTACGTTTAATGCTTCCATAGCCTTGTGATACCTAATGGTGTAATATTGCACTACCTCCATCGGTTCGAGTTGTTCTAATCGAGCCTTTTTAGCGATCTTATCTTCTCCTTCGTCCGCATCATTTTCGAGATGACCTACATCGGTAATATTACGTACATATCGTACTTTATAGCCTATATGAGTAAGGTAACGAAACAATAAATCGAAAGTGATCGCAGGGCGTGTGTGTCCTAAATGCCCATCGCCATAAACTGTAGGACCACATACATACATTCCTACATGAGGTGGATGAAGTGGTTCGAAAACTTCTTTTTCTCGCTTAAGTGTGTTATAAATCACGAACTTTTGTTCCATATACAGACTATTAAGTAATGTTGAATATCTATTACTGTATTTTCTAAAGTAACTGCCTTTAGTTATCGTATTTACTAAATGAATAATAAGGTTATGATCTTATTATGTACTGCAAAAATACAAATAAGTAACGGAAAATAAATTATGATACATTTTAAAGTTATAACTAACTATAATTGTTTGCCTTGTCAGGCTAATCAATAGGTCTAGTGCTTTAAATGTTTAATGAGTGTTCCGATGTTTTTCTCTTTCTCTGTGTATTGTTCTCATCTGATAAATGACTCTTCCTTCGAGTCTCTGAGGATTCAACCTTTGATTTAACGAATCGGCTATTACATAATCGTTTTTTATGCCGTTTGTAAAATGTTGGTTACCTTTTGATTGGATCGGATTACTGTCATAGGCCTGAGTATAATGAAAGTCAAAATCAGAAGGCAACTTATTTACCTCTATCAAATTAAAAGGTTTATAGCTGACAGGTGTTTTTCGTTCGGAATAAACAAAAAACAGGTTTTCTTTACTCGGATACATAACCGATAGCATCCCTAGCCATCCACAAGCACTGAATGGTGAAATAAATACGGTTTTTTCGGTATTTTTATTTGAAAAATAATTTTGCAATTCAGCATATTCAACATTGCATTTTGCCATATACTGTCTTTCAGAGAAGAATCGTCCAACCGAAAGTATCCATAGCATAAATAAACTACCGAATACAAGTGTTCTCGCACTGTGGCCTCCGGACTCGTAAAGTTCAAAAAGTAATATAGATACACCTAAAACCAAACATCCTAATAAGCATGTCATGTATCGTGGAATCATGATAGGTTTCATTGCATACGATATGATGACTGCCGAAATAACGGGAATGAGGAATAATCCGATAAACACCAGAGCGGTAATTATCTTTGCTTTGTTCAGATTTTTATATTCTCTGATCGTTAATATGGCAATGGCAGCAATGAGTAATAGCATAATTGATAATGCCACCGACATAGCCGGCAGGTTAAATATCATATAAGGATGTGTAGGATCTTTCGGTGAAAAGAGATAATAAGTAAATAATAAAAGATCTTTGGGAGTAAGTGTTGTAATCCAGTAATTATGATTAACAGCTCCAATCTGATAGAAAAGTTCAGGAAGCCAAAAGCTGTAAGCGATAAGGAACAAAAAAATGACGATTAAGGGATTTCTAATCTTCTTTTTAGTAACGATCATAAATAGTAATAAAACACCAAATATAGTAGCTGATCCCATTAACGAGTAATAGTGCGTATAGGAAGCACAAAGTGCCGATAGTAGTAATAGAATATTATTAAATGCATTATTGTTTTTATAGACTTGGTACGCTGCTAATGCATTAGCCAACGTAAAAAACATACTCCATGAGTACATCCTTATTTCACTTGCTAAATACTGACTTACCGGCAGTAGACTAACTATAATAATAAAAAGAAGAGATACTCCGGCTCCAAAGTGTTTGCGTATAGGAAACATTGCTGTGAGAAAAATGGCTAACATTCCTAAAACCGAAAATATTCGTAATGTTAGTAGGTTATCTCCAAATATTTCTGTGAAGATTTTTAAAATGAAGTAGTAAAGTGGTGGATGAACATCGGTGGCTGTGATATTCCAAATGTCGGAAAATGAGTGTTGTATCATTGCCATTGTATATGCTTCATCAAAAACGAACGATTCGTTAAAAGCATCGATGAATATAAACAAAGAAAGGGCCATTAATGTAATAACAATACTAGTCATCCTCTTTTTAGATTCAAATAAAGAGGTTAGATATTTCACCAAATTCATAATAAAATAGTGTCAGTTAATTATACGATTAAGTAGTTTTGTTGTCATTTTTTTATTGCACTACAGATCAAAATCTATAGTTTAGAGTAAAGCTATTTGATAGGCAAAGATAGTATTGTTAAACGTATATGAAACGAAAAACGGCTTCAATTTTAAATTGAAACCGTTTTTCTCTGTCTTTATATCTTTTTTTATTCGCCTCTACTGTAATTTGGAGCTTCACTTGTTATAGCTACATCATGTGGATGACTCTCTG encodes:
- the lepB gene encoding signal peptidase I; this encodes MKKTKIVRWWGKAFLIALLVVFCIRVFFIQSYTVSSSQMETALLRGDRVLVNKVSYGIRMPITLLTIPFTFDHLFGMKSYSDLIQLGYHRLFGKIVDRNDVILFNNPLEVEKPLDKRSLYLSRCVAVAGDTIKVQGGDFYLNGIKTVSSPDLLQSFRFNRDSKDTIFAVIKSLNINPRDLKMDSTSIYSSLSRYEVFLINQKLNDSIQLQLSIQDKVSYDLLIPSAGMTIALSEFNIPLYRQIIHDEVGANVKVEDLKSYTFKYNYYWVLSDNAEDAIDSRTLGFISEKDIIGKASVIWYSSDEEGSRWNRLFSCVK
- a CDS encoding WbqC family protein, whose amino-acid sequence is MSTYLSTAYLAPVEYYSKLLKGDVYIEQHENYIKQTYRNRCTILSANGPMALSVPIESAGGKKCPIRDVRIADHGNWRHLHWNALISAYNSTPFFEYYQDDFRPFYEKEYKYLFDFNEELRNLICQLIDIDTSTIQYTDEFLLEVEGLDYRSKISPKIDWRVIDPDFESIHYYQVFEHRFGFTENLSILDLLFNMGNESLLVLSKSIKKTS
- a CDS encoding outer membrane beta-barrel protein; translated protein: MKKLFLTIAVALGVFSAASAQGNMWVGGTAGVWSSKVKGGDSQLSFKVMPEFGYILNSNVGIGIALGGAHTHGGLDFDGKALVNEGSVNSYKVNPFLRYTFLKSDLGGLFFDGGVAYGWEKGTNGGDKANTLEVGLRPGVAINVSNKVALLGKFGFLGYQTGKVKDTRTNSFGFDFDMSNIELGVNLKF
- a CDS encoding pitrilysin family protein; translated protein: MKEYQSYTLKNGLRIVHKPLAGKVSYCGFMVNAGTRDEQPDEFGMAHFVEHMLFKGTEKRRSHHIINRMESVGGEINAYTNKEETVIYSIFLEEHFSRAFELLTDLTFHSTFPEREIEKEIDVILDEINSYEDSPSELIFDEFENLIFRNSQLGHNILGEPDLLAKFDTAKARTFVQKHYSPENMVFFSLGNTDIKKIIKLAEKYLSEIETLSPNHSRVAPGAVERTEQITAKETSQTHALIGGKCYDLHSPKRKVLHLLNNILGGPGMNSRLNISLREKRGYVYNVDSNMTCYSDTGIFSIYFGCDKRNAEKCFNLIYKELAGLRDNKLTTSQLAAAKKQLIGQIAISGDNHENLALGLAKSFMHYNHFNNMEETIKRIEQITSSDLLEVANEIFHKENLNSLTYQ
- a CDS encoding glycosyltransferase family 39 protein: MKLTKGINRLSTCGLIFVSFCCLLYINYINRTFWYDEAYTIAIMKHSFSEIWKITATDVHPPLYYFMLKLFIGIFGDSLFVMRIFSNLGVMASCLLGIFPIRRLFGEKVMFSFVLLMILMPVNQYLGVEIRMYSWAMFFVLACAVYAYEVFQKETLFCYSKMTFFGICAAYTHYYALIAVFSIFLILTIYLLNKKRTVVRPILFSIIFLLAYSPWVPILTTQFYSVHENFWVETPTLKDILLFSYYFFSPKEPSHPYTIFSIWTMSAALLIMLGLVFTLTIIIIRMHIQDKSNKRLRAGAYFILVFVSTIMITFAITFLIKPISVPRYTSCMLGALILGIAIYGVELYKTKAKPIAISGLILLSMLSIARFFSEKAYYISQNKKFTEVAAFVESKDKSLKMIAPLEAYPTLAELSVLLSKKEFLLFSPDDNTTYLPFEIKTIEMLPNISEFFFVQTANDSTVIPGKYRIKSKLQLDKIIISQIEAKNSN
- a CDS encoding DNA alkylation repair protein, whose protein sequence is MTAKEIQLQLEKASTPEKRDFLPHFFKTGKGGYGEGDKFIGVIVPDIRKIAKANKSLPSNELTDLLNNEYHECRMCALFILVEKFKKANEADRKQIVDFYLAHSHRINNWDLVDLSSKDILGEYLIDKEDRKILYKLAKSELLWDQRIAVIATFAFIKKSDFTDIINLSEQFLSHKHDLMHKAVGWMLREAGKRDKTVLINFLNKHHKVMPRTMLRYSLEKLTAEEKAYYMKK
- the cysS gene encoding cysteine--tRNA ligase — translated: MEQKFVIYNTLKREKEVFEPLHPPHVGMYVCGPTVYGDGHLGHTRPAITFDLLFRYLTHIGYKVRYVRNITDVGHLENDADEGEDKIAKKARLEQLEPMEVVQYYTIRYHKAMEALNVLSPSIEPHASGHIIEQITTIQEILNNGYAYESNGSVYFDVVKYNKKHNYGILSHRNIEEMLNTTRDLDGQDEKRSKVDFALWKKASPEHIMRWPSPWSEGFPGWHIECSSMSMKYLGTEFDIHGGGLDLMFPHHECEIAQNTAAENKQVVKYWMHNNMITIGGQKMGKSLGNFITLNEFFTGSHKLLSQAFSPMTVRFFILQAHYRSTVDFSNDALLASEKGLNRLLDAYARIDKVPISETSSVDIASIRQKCYDALNDDLNSAITISYLFDVATTINSAIGGTAALTQGDIDEVKALFDIFLFEILGIKNEASSNENGLETFSKAIDLLLQIRAEAKANKDWATSDKIRDELNKIGFDIKDGKDGAEWKLKS
- a CDS encoding glycosyltransferase family 39 protein — translated: MTSIVITLMALSLFIFIDAFNESFVFDEAYTMAMIQHSFSDIWNITATDVHPPLYYFILKIFTEIFGDNLLTLRIFSVLGMLAIFLTAMFPIRKHFGAGVSLLFIIIVSLLPVSQYLASEIRMYSWSMFFTLANALAAYQVYKNNNAFNNILLLLSALCASYTHYYSLMGSATIFGVLLLFMIVTKKKIRNPLIVIFLFLIAYSFWLPELFYQIGAVNHNYWITTLTPKDLLLFTYYLFSPKDPTHPYMIFNLPAMSVALSIMLLLIAAIAILTIREYKNLNKAKIITALVFIGLFLIPVISAVIISYAMKPIMIPRYMTCLLGCLVLGVSILLFELYESGGHSARTLVFGSLFMLWILSVGRFFSERQYMAKCNVEYAELQNYFSNKNTEKTVFISPFSACGWLGMLSVMYPSKENLFFVYSERKTPVSYKPFNLIEVNKLPSDFDFHYTQAYDSNPIQSKGNQHFTNGIKNDYVIADSLNQRLNPQRLEGRVIYQMRTIHREREKHRNTH